Proteins found in one Paenibacillus antri genomic segment:
- a CDS encoding spore germination protein, translating into MFRKPGRKNAASKNEKMLREIDRRSSESLQAMAEVALSAELDANLNLIKETLGDSADVMVRRFRIGALSRTAALVFVDGMADATTIDRYVLEPVMRAESTEAGDPVAWLQAAGLPVNEVAVVERLGKTLHAILSGDAALFVEGVASALLLNTKGFEKRGIEEPRSEAVVRGPRNGFAETIRMNTAQIRLKLKDPNLRIKGLKVGQRGNTSVAVTYIEGVADPHIVDEIVRRIEKIDIDAVLDSGYIEQFIEDTHWTPFPLIQNTERPDKVVSNLLEGKVAILCDGSPFVLIAPAVFNQFYHSPEDYYERYLIATLIRLIRIISMGMAVLLPSLYIAFSSFHPEMIPSRLVIAMAAGRSTVPFPSIVEAFLMEITMEILREASVRLPGPIGPTIGIVGALVVGQAAVEAGIVSPIMVIVVALTTIGSFASPSYSAAIALRMLRFPMMAAAAMFGLYGIMLFLILIVIHLCSLKSFGVPYMATLTPFRRKDVKDSFYRAPLYRMKERPTFFVPGDATRMGEHSKGDDS; encoded by the coding sequence ATGTTTCGAAAGCCGGGAAGAAAAAACGCCGCCTCGAAAAACGAGAAGATGCTGCGGGAGATCGACCGTCGCAGCTCCGAGTCGCTGCAAGCGATGGCCGAAGTGGCGTTGTCGGCCGAGCTGGACGCGAACCTGAACCTCATCAAGGAGACGCTCGGAGACAGCGCCGACGTCATGGTGCGGCGGTTCCGCATCGGCGCGCTGTCGCGAACGGCGGCGCTCGTATTCGTCGACGGCATGGCCGACGCCACGACGATCGACCGATATGTCTTAGAACCGGTGATGCGAGCGGAATCGACCGAGGCGGGCGATCCCGTCGCTTGGCTGCAGGCCGCAGGGCTTCCGGTCAACGAAGTCGCCGTCGTCGAACGGCTCGGCAAAACGCTGCACGCAATATTGTCGGGAGACGCCGCCTTGTTCGTGGAAGGCGTCGCGTCGGCATTGCTGCTGAATACGAAAGGATTCGAGAAGCGGGGCATCGAGGAGCCGCGGTCGGAGGCGGTCGTTCGAGGACCTCGGAACGGCTTCGCGGAGACGATCCGGATGAATACGGCGCAGATCCGCTTAAAGTTGAAGGACCCGAACTTGCGGATCAAGGGCCTTAAAGTCGGCCAGCGCGGGAATACGAGCGTCGCCGTTACGTATATCGAGGGCGTGGCGGATCCTCATATCGTGGACGAAATCGTCCGCCGGATCGAAAAAATCGACATCGACGCGGTCCTCGACAGCGGGTACATCGAACAATTCATCGAGGATACGCATTGGACGCCGTTCCCGCTCATCCAAAATACGGAGCGTCCCGATAAGGTCGTATCGAATCTGTTGGAAGGGAAGGTCGCCATTCTGTGCGACGGGTCGCCCTTCGTGCTGATCGCGCCTGCGGTGTTCAACCAGTTCTACCACAGTCCGGAGGATTATTACGAGCGGTACCTGATCGCGACGCTCATTCGACTCATCCGCATCATTTCCATGGGGATGGCGGTGCTGCTTCCGTCCCTGTACATCGCGTTCAGCTCGTTCCATCCGGAGATGATCCCGTCCCGGCTCGTCATCGCGATGGCGGCGGGACGATCCACGGTGCCGTTCCCGTCGATCGTCGAGGCGTTCCTCATGGAAATCACGATGGAAATTTTGCGGGAGGCGAGCGTGCGACTGCCGGGGCCGATCGGTCCAACGATCGGCATCGTCGGCGCGCTCGTCGTCGGGCAAGCGGCCGTCGAAGCCGGCATCGTCAGTCCGATCATGGTCATCGTCGTAGCGCTCACGACGATCGGTTCGTTCGCGTCGCCGAGCTATAGCGCCGCGATCGCGCTGCGGATGCTTCGATTTCCGATGATGGCCGCGGCCGCGATGTTCGGGTTGTACGGCATCATGCTGTTCCTCATCCTGATCGTCATTCATCTGTGTTCGCTCAAGTCGTTCGGCGTTCCGTACATGGCGACCTTGACTCCTTTCCGGAGGAAGGACGTCAAGGATTCCTTCTATCGGGCGCCGCTGTACCGCATGAAGGAGCGGCCGACCTTTTTCGTTCCGGGCGACGCCACGCGCATGGGAGAGCATTCGAAGGGGGACGACTCATGA
- a CDS encoding GerAB/ArcD/ProY family transporter gives MNRKPADRPEAVISARQSASIVASTIIGVGVLTLPRGAAEYAKQSGWFSVILGALVAMIAVAVITILSRRFPYRGIVAYGAEILGLGKGKTFGRLVSVPLLLLYVVSWGFSTLIVARMFGEVVITTVLTQTPLEVVISTMLLTAYILTLYGIEVLARVNEMLLPIIVVPVLLIAISSFQSAQLYHLFPLHEGVDLTAFLRGIIVSSFAFLGFEVMTVFSEYVQQSDKLLRANLAGIAIPGGIYALIVFSGIAVFGVDELQLLAWPTLELVKVTEVPGLILERMESAFLGVWVAAVFTTTATMYCATTLLIHKMLGLKGKKPYRIIATILLPVFYWLSLLPQNIHALFQYQHYSGMLGGVAALLIPLLLLAVAIVRGKGIKGGGGP, from the coding sequence ATGAACCGGAAGCCTGCGGACCGGCCCGAAGCCGTCATTAGCGCCAGGCAATCGGCCTCCATCGTCGCCAGCACCATTATCGGCGTCGGCGTGCTGACGCTCCCGCGCGGCGCGGCCGAATACGCGAAGCAATCGGGATGGTTTTCGGTCATCCTTGGCGCGCTGGTCGCAATGATCGCGGTCGCGGTCATCACGATTCTCTCCAGACGGTTTCCGTATCGCGGCATCGTCGCCTACGGCGCGGAAATCTTGGGGCTTGGGAAGGGGAAGACGTTCGGAAGGCTCGTTAGCGTCCCCCTTCTCCTGCTGTATGTCGTGTCATGGGGATTCAGCACGCTTATCGTCGCGCGCATGTTCGGAGAAGTGGTCATTACAACCGTGCTGACCCAGACGCCGCTCGAGGTCGTCATTTCCACGATGCTGCTGACGGCGTATATCCTCACGCTTTACGGCATCGAAGTCTTGGCACGCGTCAACGAGATGCTGCTTCCGATCATCGTCGTCCCTGTGCTGCTGATCGCCATCTCCTCGTTCCAGAGTGCGCAACTGTATCACTTGTTTCCGTTGCACGAAGGGGTGGATCTGACGGCGTTCCTCAGGGGCATCATCGTCTCGTCGTTCGCCTTCTTGGGGTTCGAGGTGATGACGGTGTTTTCGGAGTACGTGCAGCAGAGCGATAAGCTGCTCCGCGCCAACCTGGCGGGCATCGCGATCCCCGGAGGGATTTACGCGCTGATCGTCTTCTCCGGCATCGCCGTCTTCGGGGTGGACGAACTGCAGCTGCTCGCCTGGCCGACGCTCGAGCTGGTGAAGGTGACGGAGGTGCCCGGGTTGATCTTGGAGCGGATGGAATCGGCGTTCCTCGGCGTGTGGGTCGCGGCCGTATTCACGACGACGGCAACGATGTATTGCGCCACGACGCTATTGATTCATAAGATGTTGGGGCTTAAAGGGAAGAAGCCGTATCGCATCATCGCGACGATCTTGCTGCCCGTGTTCTATTGGCTGTCGCTGCTGCCGCAAAACATTCATGCGCTATTCCAATATCAGCATTACTCGGGCATGCTCGGCGGCGTCGCCGCGCTGCTCATCCCGCTGCTGCTCCTCGCGGTCGCGATCGTTCGCGGCAAGGGGATCAAGGGAGGGGGAGGACCATGA